One Paraburkholderia aromaticivorans genomic region harbors:
- the hisC gene encoding histidinol-phosphate transaminase, protein MTASFGPSYVRAIAPYIAGKPISEVAREFGLDEATIVKLASNENPLGMPESAQRAMAQAASELGRYPDANAFELKAALSERYGVPADWVTLGNGSNDILEIAAHAFVEKGQSIVYAQYSFAVYALATQGLGARAIVVPAVKYGHDLDAMLAAVTDDTRLIFVANPNNPTGTFIEGPKLEAFLDKVPRNVVVVLDEAYTEYLPEEKRYDSIAWVRRYPNLLVSRTFSKAFGLAGLRVGFAIAQPELTDLLNRVRQPFNVNTLAQAAAIAALNDKAFLEKSAALNAQGYRRLTEAFDKLGLEYVPSDGNFVLVRVGNDDAAGNRVNLELLKQGVIVRPVGNYGLPQWLRITIGLPEENEAFIAALEKTLATA, encoded by the coding sequence ATGACAGCGTCTTTCGGTCCTTCCTACGTGCGCGCGATTGCGCCTTACATCGCAGGCAAACCGATTTCGGAAGTGGCCCGCGAGTTCGGTCTGGACGAAGCGACCATCGTGAAACTCGCGTCGAACGAAAATCCGCTCGGCATGCCGGAGTCGGCGCAGCGCGCCATGGCGCAGGCCGCGAGCGAACTGGGCCGCTACCCGGACGCAAATGCGTTCGAGTTGAAGGCGGCGCTGAGCGAGCGCTACGGCGTGCCGGCCGACTGGGTCACGCTCGGCAACGGCAGCAACGACATCCTCGAAATCGCCGCGCACGCGTTTGTGGAAAAGGGTCAGTCGATCGTCTATGCACAGTACTCGTTCGCGGTTTACGCGTTGGCCACGCAAGGCTTGGGCGCGCGCGCGATTGTCGTGCCGGCTGTCAAATACGGTCACGATCTCGACGCGATGCTCGCCGCCGTCACCGACGACACGCGCCTGATTTTCGTCGCCAATCCGAACAACCCGACCGGCACGTTTATCGAAGGCCCGAAGCTCGAGGCGTTTCTCGACAAGGTGCCGCGCAACGTGGTCGTCGTGCTGGACGAGGCGTACACGGAATATCTGCCGGAAGAGAAGCGCTACGACTCGATCGCGTGGGTGCGCCGCTATCCGAATCTGCTGGTGTCGCGCACGTTCTCGAAGGCCTTCGGCCTCGCGGGTTTGCGCGTGGGTTTCGCGATCGCACAACCTGAACTGACCGATTTGCTCAATCGTGTGCGTCAGCCGTTCAATGTGAACACGCTCGCGCAAGCCGCGGCGATCGCCGCGCTGAACGACAAGGCGTTTCTGGAAAAGAGCGCGGCGCTGAACGCGCAGGGCTATCGCCGTCTGACTGAAGCGTTCGACAAGCTCGGCCTGGAGTATGTGCCGTCGGATGGCAACTTCGTGCTGGTGCGTGTCGGCAACGACGATGCGGCCGGCAATCGCGTCAACCTCGAATTGCTGAAGCAAGGCGTGATCGTCCGTCCGGTCGGTAACTACGGTTTGCCGCAGTGGCTGCGCATCACGATCGGCCTACCGGAAGAAAACGAAGCATTTATCGCGGCGCTCGAAAAGACGCTCGCCACCGCGTAA
- a CDS encoding DUF2059 domain-containing protein, which yields MQKRFKQLMLLAALVPTFAMAQALQSPAPAAPAAAAAPVDPAKQAAIKDLLDAIDAQKLVGAIGNSAQMQAKQLVPAILSDALSENKTMTDKQKQASVPTLQKNAVPKLVDGAGQVFATDNFRQDAMQAQYDAYAKYYSTSEIKDLTAFYKSPTGRKFIQVQDQVGRDVVNGLMQKYMPQSIKATRDQADKEVASVKPAK from the coding sequence ATGCAAAAACGATTCAAACAACTGATGTTGCTGGCTGCCCTCGTGCCGACCTTTGCCATGGCTCAAGCGCTTCAGAGCCCGGCTCCGGCGGCTCCGGCTGCTGCCGCAGCACCGGTTGATCCGGCCAAGCAGGCTGCAATCAAGGACCTGTTGGACGCAATCGACGCGCAGAAGCTCGTCGGCGCGATCGGCAACAGCGCCCAGATGCAAGCCAAGCAGCTGGTTCCGGCCATCCTGTCGGACGCGCTGAGCGAAAACAAGACGATGACGGACAAGCAGAAGCAGGCTTCCGTCCCGACGCTGCAAAAGAACGCAGTGCCGAAGCTGGTTGACGGCGCAGGCCAGGTGTTCGCCACGGACAATTTCCGTCAGGACGCCATGCAAGCTCAGTACGACGCGTACGCGAAGTACTACAGCACGTCGGAAATCAAGGATCTGACGGCGTTCTACAAGAGCCCGACCGGCCGCAAGTTCATCCAGGTGCAAGACCAGGTTGGCCGCGACGTCGTGAACGGCTTGATGCAAAAGTACATGCCGCAATCGATCAAGGCAACGCGTGACCAGGCCGACAAGGAAGTCGCTTCGGTCAAGCCGGCTAAGTAA
- the pheA gene encoding prephenate dehydratase has product MDDELNTRLKPLRERIDALDAQLIALLNQRAAVALEVGEVKKHFNAPVFRPEREQQVIARLQDMSEGPLAGEHISAIWREIMAASRALEKTIKAAYLGPVGTYSEQAMHEYFGQSIEGLPCPSIDEVFRSVEAGAAEFGVVPVENSTEGAVSRTLDLLLQTQLTIGGELALPIHHNLLTLNGGLTGVTRVCAHAQALAQCQRWLSTNAPHLERQAVSSNAEAARIAAEDPTVAAIAGDRAATHYGLQVAYALIQDDPHNRTRFVMIGKQPAGPSGYDQTSLIVSVVNEPGAMVKLLEPLARHSVSMTRFESRPARVGTWEYYFYIDVEGHRDDPAVAAALTELGEKAAFLKILGSYPRAR; this is encoded by the coding sequence ATGGACGACGAACTCAATACCCGACTCAAACCACTTCGCGAACGCATCGACGCGCTCGACGCGCAGTTGATCGCGCTTCTCAATCAGCGCGCCGCCGTGGCGCTCGAAGTGGGCGAAGTCAAGAAGCATTTCAACGCGCCGGTGTTCCGGCCCGAGCGTGAACAGCAGGTGATCGCGCGCCTGCAGGACATGAGCGAAGGGCCGCTCGCGGGTGAGCATATCAGCGCGATCTGGCGCGAGATCATGGCCGCGAGCCGCGCGCTCGAGAAGACCATCAAGGCTGCATACCTCGGCCCGGTCGGCACCTACAGCGAACAGGCGATGCACGAATACTTCGGTCAGTCGATCGAAGGCCTGCCGTGTCCGTCGATCGACGAAGTGTTTCGCTCGGTCGAAGCCGGCGCCGCGGAATTCGGCGTCGTGCCGGTCGAGAATTCGACCGAAGGCGCGGTGTCGCGCACGCTCGATCTGCTGTTGCAAACGCAACTCACGATTGGCGGCGAACTGGCTTTGCCAATCCACCACAATCTGTTGACGCTGAACGGCGGCCTCACTGGCGTGACGCGCGTGTGCGCGCATGCGCAGGCGCTCGCCCAATGCCAGCGCTGGCTGTCGACCAACGCGCCGCATCTCGAGCGCCAGGCTGTGTCGAGCAATGCCGAAGCGGCACGCATTGCAGCGGAGGATCCGACCGTGGCGGCGATCGCCGGCGATCGCGCCGCGACCCATTACGGCCTGCAAGTGGCGTATGCGCTGATTCAGGACGATCCGCACAACCGCACGCGCTTCGTGATGATCGGCAAGCAGCCGGCCGGCCCGAGCGGTTATGACCAGACGTCGCTGATTGTGTCGGTCGTGAACGAACCGGGCGCGATGGTCAAGCTGCTGGAGCCGCTGGCGCGTCACAGCGTGTCCATGACCCGCTTCGAATCGCGCCCGGCGCGCGTCGGCACGTGGGAGTACTACTTCTACATCGACGTCGAAGGGCATCGCGACGATCCGGCGGTCGCCGCCGCGCTCACCGAACTCGGCGAGAAGGCCGCGTTCCTGAAGATTCTGGGCTCGTATCCGCGCGCCCGTTAA
- the serC gene encoding 3-phosphoserine/phosphohydroxythreonine transaminase: MRVFNFSAGPAAMPEEVLSQAADEMLDWQGSGMSVMEMSHRGKEFMSIHEEALVDLRDLLEVPASHRILFLQGGGLGENAIVPMNLMGAKPRADFIVTGSWSQKSFKEAQKYGTVHLAASGQTADGFTRAPARSEWQLSDDPAYVHLCTNETIHGVETFEIPDLSDIPLVADASSHILSRPMDIAKYGVLFGGAQKNIGMAGVTVVIVREDMLDRAQSICPSAFEWKTVAENNSMYNTPPTYAIYIAGLVFKWLKKQGGLAAMEARNLEKSKLLYDAIDSSRFYLNKVERGSRSRMNVPFFLADESRNEDFLAGAKARGMVQLKGHKSVGGMRASIYNAVPLEGVKALVEYMKEFEQRSA; this comes from the coding sequence ATGCGCGTCTTTAATTTCTCCGCCGGCCCCGCGGCCATGCCCGAAGAAGTGCTGAGTCAAGCCGCCGACGAAATGCTCGATTGGCAAGGCAGCGGCATGAGCGTGATGGAAATGAGCCATCGCGGGAAAGAGTTCATGTCGATCCACGAGGAAGCGCTCGTCGATTTGCGCGACCTGCTCGAGGTGCCTGCGAGCCATCGCATTCTGTTCCTGCAAGGCGGTGGTCTCGGCGAGAACGCAATCGTGCCGATGAATCTGATGGGCGCGAAGCCGCGCGCGGATTTCATCGTGACGGGTTCCTGGTCGCAGAAGTCATTCAAGGAAGCGCAGAAGTACGGCACCGTACATCTGGCGGCGAGCGGTCAGACGGCCGACGGTTTCACGCGCGCGCCCGCGCGCTCGGAATGGCAACTGTCGGACGACCCGGCTTACGTGCATCTGTGCACGAACGAGACGATCCACGGCGTCGAGACGTTCGAGATTCCCGATCTCAGCGATATTCCGCTCGTGGCCGACGCCTCGTCGCATATCCTGTCGCGTCCCATGGACATCGCCAAATACGGCGTGCTGTTCGGCGGCGCGCAGAAGAACATCGGCATGGCCGGCGTGACGGTGGTGATCGTGCGCGAAGACATGCTGGATCGTGCGCAATCGATCTGCCCGTCGGCGTTCGAATGGAAGACCGTCGCCGAAAACAATTCGATGTACAACACGCCGCCCACGTACGCAATCTACATCGCCGGGCTGGTGTTCAAGTGGTTGAAGAAGCAGGGCGGCCTTGCCGCGATGGAAGCGCGTAATCTCGAGAAGTCGAAACTGCTGTACGACGCGATCGACTCGAGCCGCTTCTATCTGAACAAGGTCGAACGTGGCTCGCGCTCGCGGATGAACGTACCGTTTTTCCTCGCCGACGAGTCGCGCAACGAAGATTTCCTGGCCGGCGCGAAAGCGCGGGGAATGGTGCAGCTAAAGGGCCACAAGTCCGTCGGCGGCATGCGGGCGTCGATTTATAACGCCGTCCCGCTCGAGGGCGTCAAAGCGCTTGTCGAATACATGAAGGAATTCGAACAGCGCAGCGCCTGA
- the ubiG gene encoding bifunctional 2-polyprenyl-6-hydroxyphenol methylase/3-demethylubiquinol 3-O-methyltransferase UbiG, with protein sequence MTNADPHELQKFSDLAHRWWDPNAEFKPLHELNPIRLSWIDTHAHLAGKTVLDIGCGGGILSESMAGLGAHVKGIDLSTQALGVADLHSLESGVTVDYEEIAAEALAAREPGTYDVVTCMEMLEHVPRPAAIVEACKTLVKPGGWVFFSTLNRNVKSYLFAVIGAEYIARMLPKGTHDYARFIRPSELASFVRAADLRTADIKGIVYNPLSKHFTLSADTSVNYMLACRRDV encoded by the coding sequence ATGACCAACGCCGATCCCCACGAACTGCAGAAATTTAGCGATCTTGCGCATCGTTGGTGGGACCCGAATGCCGAATTCAAGCCGTTGCACGAACTCAATCCGATTCGCCTGAGCTGGATCGACACGCACGCGCATCTCGCGGGCAAGACCGTGCTGGATATCGGCTGCGGCGGCGGCATTCTGTCCGAGTCGATGGCCGGCTTGGGTGCGCACGTGAAGGGCATCGACCTGTCGACCCAAGCTTTGGGCGTGGCCGATCTTCACAGCCTTGAAAGTGGTGTAACCGTCGACTACGAAGAGATCGCCGCCGAGGCGCTCGCCGCCCGCGAGCCGGGCACGTACGACGTCGTGACCTGCATGGAAATGCTGGAGCACGTGCCTCGGCCAGCCGCCATCGTCGAGGCGTGCAAGACGCTGGTGAAACCCGGCGGCTGGGTGTTCTTTTCCACCCTGAACCGCAACGTGAAGTCGTACCTGTTCGCCGTGATCGGCGCCGAATACATCGCGCGAATGCTGCCCAAGGGCACGCACGACTACGCGCGCTTCATTCGCCCGTCGGAACTGGCGAGCTTCGTGCGCGCCGCCGACCTGCGCACGGCCGATATCAAAGGCATCGTGTATAACCCGCTCAGCAAGCATTTCACGCTGTCCGCCGACACGAGCGTGAACTACATGCTCGCCTGCCGTCGCGACGTTTGA
- the gyrA gene encoding DNA gyrase subunit A, with product MDQFAKETLPISLEEEMRRSYLDYAMSVIVGRALPDVRDGLKPVHRRVLYAMHELNNDWNRAYKKSARIVGDVIGKYHPHGDTAVYDTIVRMAQNFSLRYMLVDGQGNFGSVDGDNAAAMRYTEIRMAKIGHELLADIDKETVDFTPNYDGSENEPAILPARIPNLLINGSSGIAVGMATNIPPHNLNEVVDACQHLLKNPEATIDELIEIIPAPDFPTAGIIYGVAGVRDGYRTGRGRVLMRALTHFEEIDRGQRMSIIVDELPYQVNKRSLLERIAELVNEKKLEGISDIRDESDKSGMRVVIELKRGEVPEVVLNNLYKATQLQDTFGMNMVALVDGQPKLLNLKEMLSCFLSHRREVLTRRTVYELRKARERGHVLEGLAVALANIDEFIAIIKAAPTPPIAKQELMARPWDSSLVREMLSRAETENATAGGREAYRPDGLNPSFGMQSDGLYRLSDTQAQEILQMRLQRLTGLEQDKIIGEYREVMAQIADLLDILARPERITAIIVDELTSIKAEFGDARRSKIELNATELNTEDLITPQEMVVTMSHAGYVKSQPLSEYSAQKRGGRGKQATAMKEDDWIDTLFIANTHDHILCFSNRGRVYSVKVYEVPQGSRNSRGRPIINIFPLQDGEKITVVLPVKEFSADKFVFMATALGTVKKTPLEAFGRVLRKGIIAVGLDDGDYLIGAAITDGQHDVMLFSDSGKAVRFDENDVRPMGREARGVRGMQLEDGQNVIALLVAGDEQESVLTATENGFGKRTPIVEYTRHGRGTKGMIAIQTSERNGKVVAATLVDQEAQIMLITNTGVLIRTRVSEIREMGRATQGVTLISLDEGTKLSGLQQVAEAEAEGDAEGDAEGPAEGDNGGEEGGAA from the coding sequence ATGGATCAATTCGCCAAAGAGACTCTGCCAATCTCCCTAGAGGAGGAAATGCGCCGTTCGTATCTCGATTACGCGATGAGCGTGATCGTGGGGCGTGCGCTTCCCGATGTCCGCGATGGCCTGAAGCCGGTGCACCGGCGCGTGCTGTACGCGATGCACGAACTGAACAACGACTGGAATCGGGCGTACAAGAAGTCGGCGCGTATTGTCGGCGACGTCATCGGTAAATATCACCCGCACGGCGACACGGCTGTTTACGACACCATCGTCCGGATGGCGCAGAACTTCTCGCTGCGCTATATGCTGGTGGACGGTCAGGGCAATTTTGGCTCGGTCGACGGCGATAATGCCGCAGCCATGCGGTACACCGAAATCCGCATGGCGAAGATCGGCCACGAACTGCTGGCCGACATCGACAAGGAAACGGTCGACTTCACGCCGAACTACGACGGCAGCGAAAACGAACCGGCCATCCTGCCGGCGCGCATTCCCAATCTGCTGATCAATGGCTCGTCCGGCATCGCGGTCGGCATGGCGACCAACATCCCGCCGCACAACCTCAACGAGGTTGTCGACGCTTGCCAGCATTTGCTCAAGAACCCCGAAGCCACGATCGACGAACTGATCGAGATCATTCCGGCGCCCGACTTCCCGACCGCCGGCATCATCTACGGCGTGGCTGGCGTGCGCGACGGCTATCGCACCGGCCGCGGCCGCGTGCTGATGCGCGCGCTCACGCACTTCGAGGAAATCGATCGCGGCCAGCGCATGTCGATCATCGTCGACGAATTGCCGTACCAGGTGAACAAGCGCTCACTTCTGGAGCGTATCGCCGAGTTGGTCAACGAGAAAAAGCTCGAAGGCATTTCCGACATCCGCGACGAGTCCGACAAGAGCGGCATGCGCGTCGTGATCGAGCTGAAGCGCGGCGAAGTGCCGGAAGTCGTTCTGAACAATCTGTACAAGGCGACCCAGCTCCAGGACACGTTCGGCATGAACATGGTCGCGCTGGTCGACGGCCAGCCGAAGCTGCTGAACCTGAAGGAAATGCTGTCGTGCTTCCTGTCGCATCGCCGGGAAGTGTTGACGCGGCGCACGGTATACGAACTGCGCAAGGCGCGCGAACGCGGCCACGTGCTCGAAGGTCTGGCGGTTGCGCTCGCCAACATCGACGAGTTCATCGCGATCATCAAAGCCGCGCCGACTCCGCCGATCGCCAAGCAGGAATTGATGGCGCGTCCGTGGGATTCGTCGCTGGTGCGCGAGATGTTGTCGCGCGCCGAAACGGAAAACGCGACGGCGGGCGGTCGCGAAGCCTATCGTCCTGACGGATTGAATCCGTCGTTCGGTATGCAGTCCGACGGCCTCTACCGTCTGTCCGACACCCAGGCTCAGGAAATTCTGCAGATGCGTCTGCAGCGCCTGACCGGCCTGGAGCAGGACAAGATCATCGGCGAGTACCGCGAAGTCATGGCGCAAATCGCCGACCTGCTGGACATTCTGGCTCGCCCGGAACGCATTACGGCGATCATCGTCGACGAACTCACGTCGATCAAAGCCGAATTCGGCGACGCGCGCCGCTCGAAGATCGAGCTGAACGCCACCGAACTGAACACCGAAGATCTGATCACGCCGCAAGAGATGGTCGTGACCATGTCGCACGCCGGCTACGTGAAGTCGCAGCCGCTGTCGGAATACAGCGCGCAGAAGCGGGGTGGTCGCGGCAAACAGGCCACGGCGATGAAAGAAGACGACTGGATCGACACGCTGTTCATCGCGAACACGCACGATCACATTCTGTGCTTCTCGAATCGCGGTCGTGTCTATAGCGTGAAGGTCTATGAAGTGCCGCAAGGTTCGCGGAACTCGCGCGGCCGTCCGATCATCAATATCTTCCCGCTTCAGGACGGCGAAAAGATTACGGTTGTCCTGCCGGTCAAGGAATTTTCGGCTGACAAATTCGTCTTCATGGCCACCGCGTTAGGAACCGTAAAAAAGACGCCGCTGGAAGCCTTTGGCCGCGTATTGCGCAAGGGTATTATTGCGGTCGGTCTGGATGACGGCGATTACCTGATCGGCGCCGCCATTACAGACGGTCAGCACGACGTGATGCTGTTCTCGGATTCGGGCAAAGCGGTTCGCTTCGACGAGAACGACGTGCGTCCGATGGGCCGCGAAGCGCGCGGCGTGCGTGGCATGCAACTCGAAGACGGCCAGAACGTGATCGCGTTGCTGGTGGCCGGCGACGAGCAGGAGTCGGTGCTGACCGCAACGGAAAACGGTTTCGGCAAGCGCACGCCTATCGTCGAATACACGCGTCATGGCCGTGGCACGAAAGGCATGATCGCGATCCAGACGTCGGAGCGTAATGGCAAGGTCGTCGCCGCCACGCTGGTGGATCAGGAAGCGCAGATCATGTTGATCACCAATACTGGCGTGCTGATCCGTACGCGGGTCTCGGAAATTCGAGAAATGGGACGCGCAACCCAAGGTGTTACACTCATCAGCCTTGACGAAGGGACCAAGCTTTCAGGTCTGCAACAGGTCGCTGAGGCGGAGGCAGAGGGTGATGCCGAAGGCGACGCCGAAGGTCCCGCAGAAGGTGACAACGGTGGCGAAGAAGGCGGTGCGGCCTGA
- the aroA gene encoding 3-phosphoshikimate 1-carboxyvinyltransferase, protein MEFLDLGPFSRASGTVRLPGSKSISNRVLLLAALAEGETTITNLLDSDDTRVMLDALEKLGVRLKRDGDTCVVTGTRGAFTARTADLFLGNAGTAVRPLTAALAVNGGDYRIHGVPRMHERPIGDLVDGLRQLGAKIDYEENEGYPPLRIRPGQINADAPITVRGDVSSQFLTSLLMTLPLLRTESGVSTVQVDGELISKPYIEITIKLMERFGIKVERHGWHQFVVPAGQRYQSPGTIMVEGDASSASYFLAAGALGGGPLKVEGVGRASIQGDVGFADALIKMGANLQMGDDWIEVRGVGHDSGKLEPIDMDCNLIPDAAMTIAVAALFADGATTLRNIASWRVKETDRLAAMATELRKVGAKVQEGEDYLVIEPPEKLTPNAAIDTYDDHRMAMCFSLVSLGGVPVRINDPKCVGKTFPDYFERFAALAQP, encoded by the coding sequence ATGGAATTCCTCGATCTCGGACCGTTTTCCCGCGCGTCCGGCACGGTTCGTCTGCCTGGCTCGAAGAGCATTTCGAACCGGGTGCTGCTGCTCGCCGCGCTCGCCGAAGGCGAAACGACGATCACGAATCTGCTCGACTCCGACGACACCCGCGTGATGCTCGACGCGCTCGAAAAGCTCGGCGTGCGTCTGAAGCGCGACGGCGACACCTGCGTCGTGACCGGCACGCGCGGCGCGTTTACGGCGCGCACGGCCGACCTGTTTCTCGGCAACGCCGGCACGGCGGTGCGTCCGCTGACGGCGGCGCTGGCGGTCAACGGCGGCGACTACCGCATCCATGGCGTGCCGCGCATGCACGAGCGGCCGATCGGCGATCTGGTCGACGGCCTGCGCCAGCTCGGCGCGAAGATCGATTACGAAGAGAACGAAGGCTATCCGCCGCTGCGAATCCGCCCGGGGCAAATCAACGCCGACGCGCCGATCACCGTGCGCGGCGACGTGTCGAGCCAGTTCCTGACCTCGCTGCTCATGACGCTGCCGCTTTTGCGCACCGAGAGCGGCGTTAGCACCGTGCAGGTGGACGGCGAGCTCATCTCGAAGCCGTACATCGAGATCACCATCAAGCTGATGGAGCGCTTCGGCATCAAGGTCGAACGCCATGGCTGGCATCAGTTCGTCGTGCCGGCGGGGCAGCGGTATCAGTCGCCGGGCACGATCATGGTGGAGGGCGATGCGTCGTCCGCTTCGTATTTCCTCGCGGCCGGCGCGCTTGGCGGCGGGCCGCTGAAAGTGGAGGGCGTCGGCCGGGCCAGCATCCAGGGCGACGTCGGCTTTGCCGATGCGCTCATCAAGATGGGCGCGAACCTGCAGATGGGCGACGACTGGATCGAAGTGCGCGGTGTCGGCCACGACAGCGGCAAGCTCGAGCCGATCGACATGGACTGCAACCTGATTCCCGATGCCGCGATGACGATCGCCGTCGCGGCGCTGTTCGCGGACGGCGCGACCACGTTGCGCAACATCGCGAGCTGGCGTGTGAAGGAAACCGACCGGCTCGCCGCGATGGCAACGGAGCTTCGCAAGGTCGGCGCCAAAGTGCAGGAGGGCGAGGATTATCTCGTCATCGAACCGCCTGAAAAGCTGACTCCGAACGCCGCTATCGACACCTACGACGATCACCGCATGGCCATGTGCTTCTCGCTGGTGAGTCTCGGCGGCGTGCCGGTGCGGATCAACGACCCGAAGTGCGTCGGCAAGACGTTTCCCGATTATTTCGAGCGCTTCGCCGCGCTCGCTCAACCCTGA
- a CDS encoding prephenate dehydrogenase, translating into MTDVAAFSFNKLVIFGVGLIGGSLARALRERGEAEGARKMIGVGRSSASTERALELGVIDGSAALNDDAALIEALSGADFVLLAAPVAQTQPLLERIAPFLDAATIVTDAGSTKSDVVAAARAALGARIGQFVPGHPIAGREASGVEAALPDLYVGRNVVLCPLPENAPADVERVAAMWRATGALVRNMAPEQHDRVLASVSHLPHVLSFALVEQILNSPDAALKFSFAAGGFRDFTRIAASSPEMWRDVCVANRVALLDELDAYTVVLARLRAAIEAADGAALETVFARSRVARTEWQEQRAAGVANSDASK; encoded by the coding sequence GTGACCGACGTGGCCGCGTTTTCATTTAACAAGCTGGTAATTTTCGGTGTCGGCCTGATCGGCGGATCGCTTGCGCGCGCGTTGCGCGAGCGCGGTGAGGCCGAGGGTGCGCGCAAGATGATCGGTGTCGGGCGTTCGTCCGCATCGACTGAGCGCGCTCTGGAGCTGGGTGTGATCGACGGTTCGGCGGCGCTGAACGACGACGCTGCACTCATTGAAGCGCTTAGCGGCGCCGACTTCGTGCTGCTGGCCGCGCCCGTCGCGCAGACGCAGCCGCTGCTCGAACGCATCGCTCCGTTTCTCGATGCCGCGACGATCGTCACCGACGCCGGCAGCACCAAATCGGACGTGGTCGCCGCTGCCCGCGCGGCGCTCGGCGCGCGCATCGGCCAGTTCGTGCCGGGGCATCCGATTGCCGGCCGCGAGGCAAGCGGTGTGGAAGCGGCCTTGCCCGACCTGTATGTGGGCCGCAATGTGGTGTTGTGCCCGCTACCTGAGAACGCGCCCGCCGACGTGGAGCGCGTCGCGGCGATGTGGCGCGCCACGGGCGCGCTCGTGCGCAACATGGCGCCCGAGCAGCACGACCGCGTGCTCGCGTCGGTCAGCCATTTGCCGCACGTGCTCTCGTTCGCGCTGGTCGAGCAGATTCTCAATTCGCCCGACGCCGCGCTGAAATTCTCGTTCGCTGCGGGCGGTTTTCGCGACTTCACGCGCATTGCCGCGTCGAGCCCGGAAATGTGGCGTGACGTGTGCGTGGCCAATCGCGTCGCGCTACTCGATGAACTCGACGCCTACACGGTCGTGCTCGCGCGCCTGCGCGCCGCCATCGAAGCCGCCGACGGCGCCGCCCTCGAAACCGTGTTCGCGCGCTCGCGCGTGGCGCGCACCGAATGGCAGGAACAGCGCGCGGCCGGCGTCGCCAATAGCGACGCGTCGAAATAA
- the ompA gene encoding outer membrane protein OmpA, which yields MNKLSKLAFIAATAVMAASAMAQSVPASRQATNDNWVNGTGEYVWMNGTNELCWRDAFWTPATANAKCDGALVAQAPTPPAPVAPAPAITSQKITYQADALFDFDKAILKPAGKEKLDDLASKIGALNLEVVVATGYTDRIGSDKYNDRLSLRRAQAVKAYLVSKGIESNRIYTEGKGKRNPVTTGCNQKNHKQLIACLAPDRRVEVEVVGTSKQ from the coding sequence ATGAATAAACTTTCAAAGCTCGCGTTCATTGCAGCTACCGCGGTTATGGCTGCATCCGCCATGGCACAGTCGGTGCCGGCGTCGCGACAAGCTACGAACGACAACTGGGTGAATGGTACCGGCGAATACGTGTGGATGAACGGCACGAACGAGCTGTGCTGGCGCGATGCATTCTGGACGCCGGCAACGGCCAACGCAAAGTGCGATGGCGCGCTGGTTGCCCAGGCTCCGACTCCGCCGGCTCCGGTCGCACCTGCACCGGCTATTACTAGCCAGAAGATTACGTATCAAGCTGACGCACTGTTTGACTTTGACAAGGCAATCCTGAAGCCGGCTGGCAAGGAAAAGCTGGACGATCTGGCATCGAAGATCGGCGCGCTGAACCTCGAAGTCGTCGTCGCAACGGGTTACACGGACCGTATCGGTTCGGACAAGTACAACGACCGTCTGTCGCTGCGCCGTGCTCAAGCTGTGAAGGCATACCTGGTCAGCAAGGGCATCGAATCCAACCGTATCTATACGGAAGGCAAGGGCAAGCGCAACCCGGTCACGACCGGTTGCAACCAGAAGAACCACAAGCAACTCATCGCCTGCCTCGCACCGGATCGTCGCGTGGAAGTCGAAGTTGTCGGTACTTCGAAGCAGTAA